A segment of the Blastocatellia bacterium genome:
CAACCAGTATCATCATGAGTTTCATTTTCTGCAGAATTCGAGCTTCGGATTCAACAACCCGCTGAATCGGTTTGACGTCAGCCATCGGGAACACCTCACGCAGATTGTGGGCAATCGAACTGACGAATGGCGTACACATCCACCGCTCGAATTCTTCTGGCGGCAACCGGTGCGGGTCAGTCCCGAGGCGTTCATAGACTTTGCTTTCCGGTGTCGTGAGCGCGCTGACCAATACGCGCTCGATTTGTCCTTCACGCCGGGTGAGCTTCTGTACAGCAGCAAGCGTGGTGAAAATTTGATCGTCTTCCGCTCCGCCGGTTGTCAGGACACCGGTGACATAAAACGAATCCTGCTGGTTGCCAACTTTGATCTCAAGCGTCTGGCCAGGCTGAATCTGTAATGCCTTGGCTACCGCTTGGCCAACCAGGGCCTGTTGAGGCGCGTTGGTTTCATCAACCCACTGACCCTCCACATGCCAAAGCGGATTGAGCGTCTTCATGCCGGTTTCCATGGCCCCGCCCTCGAAGCGAACCGGCTGATGAAACCAAGTTCCGACCAATTTGACCGCCCGACCACGCACCGAGGCCCACTCGTCCAATATCGGAGCGAATGCCAAAATGTTGTGTCGCCAGAAGACCTCTTTGATTCTCGGCAGATGGCTTTCAGGCAATGCGCCTTCGGGTTTAAGCCGGCTCAAATCCTCG
Coding sequences within it:
- a CDS encoding ABC transporter permease yields the protein MFFRVVAQSFRRQRRSKLIATLALMLGTSVIVVLLNITLDVEDKVNRELKAFGANLLIVPKGTALPLEIGGEDLSRLKPEGALPESHLPRIKEVFWRHNILAFAPILDEWASVRGRAVKLVGTWFHQPVRFEGGAMETGMKTLNPLWHVEGQWVDETNAPQQALVGQAVAKALQIQPGQTLEIKVGNQQDSFYVTGVLTTGGAEDDQIFTTLAAVQKLTRREGQIERVLVSALTTPESKVYERLGTDPHRLPPEEFERWMCTPFVSSIAHNLREVFPMADVKPIQRVVESEARILQKMKLMMILVAALALVASALAVMSTMMTTVLERRTEIGLMKAIGSTNAQVVVLFLTEASLMGLIGGFMGCGLGIILAKLVGSVVFGSSVALKPIILPLALGVAVAIALIGCAVPARQLLGFRPVEILRNT